Genomic segment of Ischnura elegans chromosome 12, ioIscEleg1.1, whole genome shotgun sequence:
taaaactcactacttataaaatttcccggggcaagatccctggtttgggcccccccaatattttttgcaagtcagcATCCCTGTACAGCTAATATGTATGTATCAGTAGATATTGAAAAGGGTGAATGGCTTCCTTACTTCTACCACTGGAAGAGCTGAATCATGCCATTATGACATCTATCACTCATCAACAACTATCTAAAGTAAAACCAAGCctaaaagcaaattttaaatgtCTGCTTAATTCATTCTTCGGCTGTGGGAAACATAAGCACGAGTGTATGGATGACTGCTTGAAAAAAATCTACCCTCTCTTCTTACCAGCTATCTTCGGCCCCCTCTATCTTAACGGCTGAAGCCTTTTCTTCCACGAATGGTACCAGTATCAACCCTCCCATCATACTCTAACTAGTTCCTCACTCACTAGTTAGCCATTGAATTCAATTCCTGACAGTCACTAGCCGGTCCTTTTCTTATCCTCTCAATGAGCTCTGCAGGGACAGGGTGTGAGAAATTGGATGCATAGAAAGGTTTAAACCAAGTGGGTAACTATCAACTGATTTCCTTAGTGTTTGGAATCAAATTAAACAAGAGTAGTATGAATAAACTTCATATAATATTCGTTTTCTAGACTTGAGCAGATGAAATAATCTCTGCAAATTATTCCATACTCCACAAATCCATCAATTGGTGGATGGGGTCCTTTCCTCGGGAAAAGTATCAGGAAAGAATTACAAGGGCCTATCCCTGCTCGACCCCTTCCCGCAGAAAAAAAGGCTCTGGCCACCTTGGCAAATTTTCCTGCACAGAGTTTATCGATCCATCGAATAAAGCTGAGGGTTTAAAAAGAACTCTATTTgaaatgagaaatatatattttaaatcaaattcaataaaaaaatacttggagagacaaaattaaatacacataCATTCTATGAGATGTAATCAAGGTGGATTTTCTGAGCAGGTTTGACTATCTGAGGGCTTTTCTGGATTTGATGCCTGCCCCGACACTATCTTACTCAGGATATTCTCCAGAGCTCTCACCTTCCGCTCTTCAACTCGCAACAATTCCTCATGAGCTTTCTTCAACGACTCCCTCCTTTTCCTCTCTTCTTCCTGGTATTCCTTCAAGAAATTGACAAACCATGCAGGCGGAGAACTAGAGACATCTGTGGCTCCTTTCGAGGTAGAGGCATCCAACCTGTCCACCGTCTTTTCATCAATCATTTCCACTTCCTCTTTGGATTTGCTGGTCGAGCACTTTGGAACCGTTTCACTGTCTTTTTGTATGGCCAACAATGCTTTGGCTTTGGACTCACTGATTTTAACCTGACCTTGAACTACATGTGACAGTTTCACTTGTTTCTTCACGGGTGTCTCCGAGGGAGCCACCTTTGATGACTTCATCACCATGAAACCTGGGGAGCCCTTCACTTCTTCGAGGAACACAGAGTCTTCGTTAGAGCCCACGTCTTCCGCAGATATGACCGGGGGACGTGGTGATATCTCGACAGGCCTCCCTGATCGCACAAGGTGAGCGTGCTTTTTAAGTGATGGGATCATGATCGCCCTCCCTCCTCCTGACTGTAAATTCGGCGGATGGACGACAACATACCGGGTCTTCTCAGGTTTGACGACGGGTCGATCCCGAGGGGTCTCCATTGTGTTTCCGAAGACGTCCAACAGAGGAGTGTAAAATTCCCACCGGGATCGGCTTCGGAAGGAGCGCCACTGGTTGTGGTGTATGGTCCTGAACGTGTGTTTTAGATTCCTCCACTTGCGATCGCAAGCATCCCACGTCACCTGGCTAGACATCCATGCGTTGCTCTCTCCAGTTTCCTTAGCGATCTTCTCACTGAGTCGTGCCGATACGATTGCCCACAAGTCCTTCTGCTTTCTCCGAGGATCTTGGAATTCATTCTTGAGAGCTTTATACTCGTTGATGAGGAGTTTGACATTGTTGCGTGTCCAAAGAGTTCGGCTGGTATCACCTGCAATCACAATGAGCTATTaaaagaaatacagaggatgaaTAAAATAGTCTTATTTATTTACACTAAGGGtgaaattcacaatgaaaatatCGTCCGGCTTATCCAGGATTCTAACATGGATCTCCTGGCTCCCAGTCAATTATGCCATCAGTTAAATACCACCAAGCCAGAAGCCAAAACTGGTGACACACCTCAACGACAATCAGAGATCCTGATTTGAATCCTGGCCAAACCAAATTATCTTTTTGTGACAAATTTCTTCCCAGGAGCACATAACTCTGCACCAATGGGTGTGATTGCATATGGAGTTACGTGcagtaatttggaaatattcatttcaacacaaaaattacaaaacaatatGAAAGAATCATCTCCACTACTTCACCCATCTCTGGAGCATGGCCTGCTAGTCAGTCACACCAAGCCTCATTAACTATCACACACTGGAGATTGGAAACTAGTATTGTTCTCTGCATATTAGGTGAGAGAATTTTGCAATTGGCTTCCACCAGGGTTGGCCAACTACAAAACACATTCCTAAGTAATTCTTTAGAGTAATGAGTCATGGATGATGAAAGCAGTAGAGAATACACATGTTAAATACACGTGCGTGAGGTGCCCAACAGCAGTGGTGCCAATCCATTTAGGAGTCAATCTGCTGAGCTCTATTggaggaggggaggaaggaaCAGGAGTAGGACAGGAGGGTACATAAATACTCTCAGGCAAATTAAAAGTCAAAGAGGGTGCGCTCTAGCGAAACCTGGAAAGCCGTTTGCTGCTCCtaaagaaatggaagaatattctatgTGAAGAATATTCCAGAAATTTTCCTCCAGATAATAgcacaaatggaaatttttgaaatgtgatGCAACACAATGATTAAGCAGACAGATCATAAGAGTACTGCATGAGC
This window contains:
- the LOC124169332 gene encoding uncharacterized protein LOC124169332: MSEAEEAIIKQEGRPYVTVFVSDSEVIADENEEAQVMDSRQIIVHSDDSVAVEDYNNEHDYNDIRCVLAQESDKFEGTENEDLSSDTSRTLWTRNNVKLLINEYKALKNEFQDPRRKQKDLWAIVSARLSEKIAKETGESNAWMSSQVTWDACDRKWRNLKHTFRTIHHNQWRSFRSRSRWEFYTPLLDVFGNTMETPRDRPVVKPEKTRYVVVHPPNLQSGGGRAIMIPSLKKHAHLVRSGRPVEISPRPPVISAEDVGSNEDSVFLEEVKGSPGFMVMKSSKVAPSETPVKKQVKLSHVVQGQVKISESKAKALLAIQKDSETVPKCSTSKSKEEVEMIDEKTVDRLDASTSKGATDVSSSPPAWFVNFLKEYQEEERKRRESLKKAHEELLRVEERKVRALENILSKIVSGQASNPEKPSDSQTCSENPP